Part of the Poecilia reticulata strain Guanapo linkage group LG2, Guppy_female_1.0+MT, whole genome shotgun sequence genome is shown below.
GTTTAAAATTGAACGATTTGACATCATGATCATTCGCTTTTTCCAGGATTTTKGATCTTGCCGTTTTATAACATGCAAGGTAAACTAAgacacatttacataaaaaagcaCTTTCAGCTCCCACAAAATCAATTATCTGATGAYATGAAAAGgatatttaacttttacaaatatttttactctgtaatgcttcattttttttataaaggaaaaaaaagctatctAAACAAACCCTGTCTAATATGGAGAAAGTAATTGCCATCTTGTTAAATCatgatttaaatgtgatttaaaaaatgtgtctaatTGTACTCGCMACACCCARGCTTGATWACTGCTAGACATATAATCACTAAMATTTATCAGCCTAGATAAATGCTTACAAAGCTTTATAATTCCCTAGGAATCCAATAACCCATAAYGGGAGCCATTATCTACAAATTGAGACTGYATGGAACAGTAATGGATTTTCTTTGGAGTGACTAGCCAACCAAAATTACTAAATAGTAACTACATCTAAAGCACTACAGACTTCTCTTGGCTCAATTAAGGTGGTCATgtttcatcaataaaaaaactgggCTAAAATGACATCGATGGATGAATTCTCAAGCAACAAAAGTGGAACTTTCTGAAAAGGTGCGTCACACTATCTAGCGTAAAACGTCAAACAATGCGGTTTCTGTGATGGtcttgtttctctgctgcttaTGGCAGTAAGATGATCTAAAACAGCTAAGtgtgaaacaagcaaaaatggaagaaatttaaaagaagCCAAATAGTTTTTTATGGCGCTACATCACACAATGAATCAGTAATCAATACACAAAGGGGAGAATATATTGTagaaaaatagcatttattactttaaaaaaaaacatagttctcaaaacataaaacagcataaaatggttcatgtaatttttttaatcaaaatagtTTGTGCTTAAAATTAAGTACTTTAAATTGTGTCTTAGTTAAGGTTGTTCAATGGGACAACTTCCTTTCTTCAGTTCTTTCCATGTCAGCTGTTGTTTGTTCTTGACTTCAGAAAGGGTTTATGTAGGACATCATAAAGACGCTTCGCCTGTCAACGCAAAAGGTAAATCAGTAATGTTCAATAAATGCTTGGCATAGTCATTATGAGCCTTCGTTAAGATCCATACGTCTTCACCTTTTGTGGTCCGAGGCCCGGACAGAGAACCAAGTCTTCTTTAGAGGCATTGATGATTCCCTCTACAGTCTGGACAAGAAGTAGAAACCACAGTGTGTTATCTGTATAGTGCCCGCAGCATTCTATCCAAGTCRAGTTAACAGTTGAAACMGAACAGTGCTAAAATATTGAAATGGAAAAATCAagtcattttataaaacatttcaaattaagatatattttaaatttctttacaaTTAAGAGCATCCAGCTGAGAAGACTGATAATAAATGGGAACAAATTACCGAGCACTAGGCAGATTTCTGAGcttagacttaaaaaaaagggtGAAATTTTATATAGTCTGTATTAACTATTTTTTTGTGGCTCCTGTGTGAGTAATATATTTGCCATTCTGGAAATAAGTCAATCCAGGATGGCCTCATagttgtttttcagaaatactCACAGAAAAAGTGGATAGCAAGGTTATGGCATCGGTTTTGTTTATAGACTTCACAGTAGTCAGGCAATCTGTAAcctttaaagaaacacaaaaaacagttATGTGCTGGTACTAAGTTGAYTCAGCTGTATTTCGGTTTTGTAAAAtcaatttataaataaataatattagcCTATTTTATGTGGGAAGAAATGTACagaataatgacatttttaacacaaaacaaacctACAAACAGACCTTTGACAGATAATCTTTTTCTACTTGCTCCTTCAGAAGATCTGCTGGCTTCTTCTCATATGACTTGTATGTTTCAAGGTAACGTCCTGCTTCTTCTGGGCTGACAATTTaatattaagcaaaaaaaataaaRAGAGAGAAAAGTCCTCAACTGTGGTTCACACGTTTATTTAcagtatatgaaataatttaaaaactgttgaacAAATGCCATCTTTGGGTGTTTATGACTAACACATACAATTAGGTgacatataacaaaaaaaaaacttcactccATCATTTCTTTATACAACTTAAACGTGCTGAAGAAGTTAACAGAGTTTCTCTGAACACTGATACATGTCATTTGTTAATTTTACCTCCAAGTCAAGATAAGAGTGCAGTCGGCCAGGACACAGATGCGTGCCAGTTCTTTTAAAGCGTGATGAGGATctttctgtacaaataaaaacaaatacatttacacTGTGATATTATACATTATTCTTAATGATGAACTCTTACATTAAATGGTAAGACAGTAGACTTATTTTTCAAATAGGCCAATTTCATGAcatctgttattttttgttgagtGTGATGCCAAAAATAGCAACCAGCTGCACACTTCAGTTGTACAGTTGTAAGCAAACCCAATTCTGTGGAAGCAAGATACACTTCACAGATGAACAGTTCTGTAAGGGGAGCTCACATTACAGTCAGTCTTCTGTTAAAACTGATTTACATAGCCTGACGGTAACCGAAGTCGTCCCAAGGATGTTCTGCTTTCAAAATTACTTGCGTTACCATTTTATATGCATCTATTTAGGTATGAAACAGTAGCCTCGaggattttttaattatttttagacctttgaacaaattgttttactttacaaatagTAAAGTAAAATTCATGTGAACACAGACAAGCATTAAAGTAAATCTGGAATCTACTGCAAGTACAAATTACATAAGTAAGAAAAGTAATGTTGACTACTaggacaaaaacatattttgaaatgtactGATGCTACTCTGTAGGGTTagcacagcaaattcaaaaatgATAACTACAgataaatattcagcaaactATGTCCCATTCTTCTCTGATCAACCTTAAATGCAAGTCCTCTGTGACAGTGATTACCCTTACTTACCACATCAACTTGAACCAGCAACACACGTAAAGTGAATGTACTTCCAAGCTGCTTTAAACGGTCATGGATGTAGTTTGGATTTAGGTTGTGATACCTCARGCTTCAAATCAGGTCCAAAGCCATCAtcatgaaaaagagaaaatcacaaaacataaaacagaacgAGCGTTAGGACAAACTTCAcgaatcaaacagaaaaacaccacTCCATGTTtcctaaaaaattatttaagttttagaacagagctgcacaatagattaatcaattaattatcATAACGTCAGTGCATCAATGCAATGCAATAATAACAGGAATGTACCGTTTGTAATGCAATAATAGGAAGGAAGAGTCAGAAAAACCAGGCAGGATAAAAGTTAGAAATTAAYACCAAAATATCTAAACAAAATAAGTCAGAGTCAACATAATGCAGAAAcagaatccagtttgtttctggATTGTGGCTGCAAATCATCTGCGTCAGCAGTTGTACTGGTCACTTAAAACCTTTAGGAAAGATTTAAACTCttaccaaaaacacacaaaaattaaGCTTTAGTCTAATTTGAAGATTAATCCATTGCAGAGGTACAAGAAATGTGAACACAGTTCTGCTAAGTTCAGAAACAATTCTGAGTACCCTCCATAAATCGAATGGGAGGAGGAGTAGACTCACTAAAGCTTTGTACAGAGTATGGTGCTATTGTCTCATAGGTTTAATAAAGCCACAAGAAAAATCCCCATTAAAAAYGAAGCGAGCTAttctgaacaataaatcaaaagagCCACAATAGGCAGAACCTAAATAGTGAAGTGTGGAGAGAGCAGTATTAACATAAATATCAATAATCCAGAACATTCAAAAATGTATCTTGGGCAAGTTTTCttcactaataaaataaaacatgcccTACTTTAACAATAAAAGTCTTGTCTTagttgttttaataataaagggTATCACAAAGCCAAATACAATGTTACTTTGTCAATAAGCTCTCCACCTACGGGTAGGAATATGCATTGTTTGCATCCTGGAACAATCATTWAGTCAGGAATTGATGCTTTTTATACCAATAACATATTCAGTCTGCTGGATGGAGTGTTACTGCATGGAAACATTAACACAGGGAGTACCAAAGATATCAAAGACCCCAAACAGAGTAGTAGACATTGTAATAGCAGGTGAGAAGCAGATAATATAGGACAAGGTGAATTTATTACTTCAGATATcatcccaaaataaaaaaaaatagtggtGCTGCACAGTTTGCCTCCACCTCTATTTTAGGAAAAATCTTTGTGAGGAAAAACACATTGCTTACTTCATAGCCCCCCAAAGCCACTCACCTGAGGAAAAGAGCACARGTTGTCTGTCCCAAGACGTAATCAGGAACAACATCTCCAAACTCCCAGGGCACACTCCTCACAAACTTTAGAATAGGATTACCcctctgcagaagaaaaaaaatgcaaaaaaattaataagtcAAAATTGACACTTGTCAACAAGCTTATTGATGCACATAAACAGAGATATCTTGTACTTTAGTGAGTCCAATATATTTACAAGTCCAAGCTTACCTGTCGAGGACTGACAATAATGCTGCTCCCAGATCCCACTGGTTTGGGACCCTGGATGACASTTGGATCTGACttcagactgctgctgctgctatccTCAGCAGCAGTCTCGTGTTTTTCATCATTCCTTTTCACCTCCTCGGGCTGAACTTCAGTCCCTTTAACACAGTCTTGAACCGTTTCAGAGCCCAAAGTGCGGGTCGACACACTCTCCCCTAGCTGCAGACTGCTGATTCCAACTCCTTCAGCCCTGACCAGTTTAGAGGCAGCATCTC
Proteins encoded:
- the ercc1 gene encoding DNA excision repair protein ERCC-1, whose amino-acid sequence is MKKRFHIDLDDSAFTKERTPLKPQFQPLSKGQQNTTAPATSATESATKSSVQPLSYADYIVQSKTTTAAAPQRDAASKLVRAEGVGISSLQLGESVSTRTLGSETVQDCVKGTEVQPEEVKRNDEKHETAAEDSSSSSLKSDPXVIQGPKPVGSGSSIIVSPRQRGNPILKFVRSVPWEFGDVVPDYVLGQTTCALFLSLRYHNLNPNYIHDRLKQLGSTFTLRVLLVQVDVKDPHHALKELARICVLADCTLILTWSPEEAGRYLETYKSYEKKPADLLKEQVEKDYLSKVTDCLTTVKSINKTDAITLLSTFSTVEGIINASKEDLVLCPGLGPQKAKRLYDVLHKPFLKSRTNNS